A window of the Poecile atricapillus isolate bPoeAtr1 chromosome 17, bPoeAtr1.hap1, whole genome shotgun sequence genome harbors these coding sequences:
- the ST6GALNAC2 gene encoding alpha-N-acetylgalactosaminide alpha-2,6-sialyltransferase 2, whose protein sequence is MGSPHWKRLCLLLLAGLTSSLLLYSHYHATVEAPTSQRIIASLLQPEPLVLASSGTPHGAGSHRWALGDSSESGNSFKPSGELEELEPSRKQPSPCLHSVMARAKADPKFREIFRFNTPVLMWDQHFTLETWNRLKARHVPYGWQGLSLAVVGSTLRLLNASANRHLFDRATFSGGCVRCAVVGNGGILNGSRQGKAIDSHDLVFRLNGAVIKGFEEDVGTKVSFYGFTVNTMKNSLISYEEYGFTQIPQGKDLKYIFIPSDVRDYVMLKSAIQGSPVPEGSDKGDEPQKYFGPEASAEKFKLLHPDFLQYLTARFLRSEILNTQYGSLYMPSTGALMLLTALHTCDQVSAYGFITANYEQFSDHYYEVEKKPLVFYANHDMMLEAALWRSLHRAGIITLYQR, encoded by the exons ATGGGGTCCCCGCACTGGAAAAGGCTCTGCCTTTTGCTCCTGGCCGGTTTAacatcctccctgctcctctaCAGCCACTACCACGCTACGGTGGAGGCGCCCACCAGCCAGAGGATCATAGCCAG TTTGCTGCAGCCAGAGCCGCTGGTCCTGGCTTCCTCAGGGACACCACACGGAGCCGGCAGCCACAGGTGGGCTCTTGGAGACAGCTCAGAGAG TGGGAATTCCTTCAAGCCTtctggagagctggaggagctggaaccCAGCAGAAAGCAG cccagcccctgcctccaCTCAGTGATGGCCAGAGCAAAGGCAGACCCCAAGTTTCGGGAAATCTTCCGCTTCAACACCCCCGTGCTGATGTGGGACCAGCACTTCACCCTGGAGACCTGGAACAGGCTGAAGGCACGACACGTCCCCTACGGCTGGCAAGGCTTGTCCCTCGCAG TGGTGGGCAGCACCCTCCGGCTCCTCAACGCCTCGGCCAACCGGCACCTCTTCGACAGGGCCACCTTCTCCGGGGGCTGTGTCCGCTGTGCCGTGGTGGGCAACGGTGGCATCCTCAATGGCTCGCGGCAGGGCAAGGCCATCGACAGCCACGACCTGGTCTTCAG GCTCAACGGTGCTGTGATCAAAGGCTTCGAGGAGGATGTCGGCACCAAGGTTTCCTTCTACGGCTTCACAGTGAACACCATGAAGAACTCCCTCATCTCCTACGAGGAGTACGGCTTCACCCAAATTCCCCAGGGCAAG gaccTGAAGTACATCTTCATCCCCTCGGATGTCCGTGACTACGTCATGCTGAAATCGGCCATCCAGGGCAGCCCAGTGCCCGAGGGCTCGGACAAGGGGGACGA GCCACAGAAGTATTTTGGACCAGAGGCATCTGCAGAGAAGTTCAAGCTGCTGCATCCTGATTTCTTGCAGTACCTGACAGCAAG GTTCCTGCGGTCGGAGATCCTGAACACCCAGTACGGCTCCCTCTACATGCCCAGCACCGGCGCCCTCATGCTCCTCACCGCCCTCCACACCTGCGACCAG GTCAGCGCCTACGGGTTCATCACGGCCAACTACGAGCAGTTCTCAGACCACTACTACGAGGTGGAGAAGAAACCTCTGGTGTTTTATGCCAACCACGACATGATGCTGGAGGCAGCGCTGTGGAGGAGCCTGCACCGTGCAGGGATCATCACCCTCTACCAGCGCTGA